The following is a genomic window from Burkholderia oklahomensis C6786.
CGGGGATCACCTCGCCCTTCGGCACCGGCTTGCCGTCGATCAGCAGATGATGATGGCCGGTGTGGGGCGTCATGTCGCCCGCAGGCCTCAAGACGATATCGCCTTCGAGACCGAATTTGACGTGGACGGGGTTCGTGACGGACGCGCCGTCGGTCGGCTCGACGAAATACACCCTCGCTTCCGCGTGCGCCGAGGCGGACGCGAACAGCGCGGCCGCGGTGATTGCGCCGGCCAGCCATTTGTTGTTGAGCATCGCTCTCTCCTTTTGGGTTGAAAGGCCATCGAAGGATACACCGCGACCGGCGGGCGCGTCGCGGGTTTGGGTCCGGCTCGGACGCCCGGCCGACGCGCGCAACATGTGTGACGGCCGGGCTCGCGACGCGCGCGGACGAAAAGCGTGCGCGCCCGGTCCGCGCCGCGCTCCGACGAGCGCGCGCGACAATTCCGGTACCATTGCGCCTTTCGCCGCTCGACCGCCGCGTTCGCGCGATCGGGCGGCGTCGAATGCAACGGTTCTTCAAGAGTGCAACATGAGCGAAGTGGTCGAATACAAGAGCTGGGTCTGCCTGATTTGCGGCTGGATCTATAACGAAGAGGAAGGCTTGCCGGACGAAGGCATCGCGGCCGGCACCCGCTTCGCCGACATCCCGAACAGCTGGCGCTGCCCGCTGTGCGACGTCGGCAAGGAAGATTTCGTCGTCGTGGAGTTCTGATTCACGCGGCGAGGCGATCAACGTATCGACGGCGATCTTCGCTCGAAACGTCTTTGCTATACTCTGCCCTCGCCGATCGGCGGACTCGAGGCAGGATTCGAGAGTGATCGAGCCGGCGAAGGGTGCTGAGTCGTCCGCGTCGCACGGCCGGGGGCCGCAATCGACCGGTCGACGAGGAACGTACGCACTCCGTGCTCGGCGGCACCACATCTCACGCGAATTCGTTAAAATCGCAAAGTTCGGCGGGACAGGTTTGGAAACGGTTAGCAGTCGATATGCGATGCTTCCGACGATCCCGGCGAGACCTATCCGCTCCCCGTAGTTCAATGGATAGAACAAGCGCCTCCTAAGCGCTAGATACAGGTTCGATTCCTGTCGGGGGGACCAGTCAAGCGCCAAACCACCCCCAAGATTCACAAGAAATTACCCGCTCAAGCCCATCTGGCGGACTTCTGACACGCTGCCTCGATCGCCGTGGACGAAAACCGGAGCGTGCTTTATGTGTGAAAAATGGACAAGGTATTTTTGTACTTGGCAATAAATAGCGCCCCCTTCTGTGCGGCCTTCACGAAGAACGCCAAGCCAGACGGCGAAGGTGTCCGGTTTTCGGGTGGCCGCCCTAGGCTCGACGGGCCACATTTTCTCACGACTTGCCACGCCAACTATTCTGGGCGCAAAGCTTCAGACCGTCCAACGCATAGCAACCAGGCGAGAAGCCGGATGCATCGACAACTCGCCTAGGAAAATATCGAGGGTGGATCGTGCCGCTTGTATCAGACACCGGCACCTGTCGAGCCAACCTGCGGACCGGTGCCGTTCTGACTCCCGTCGTCCTCCGTCAAAAGCTCTCTCGCGAATGCTGCGAGGAGGGCGTCGGAGTCATCGACGAAGCCCCCCAGTTGCGTCGCGGCACGCGCTTGGAGATCCAGCCGCAGCGCTTCATAGGCGTCAGCCGGTCGCAGCAATGCGCGCAGCTCAGCTCGCGTGTCTGGATACGCAAGGCCACGTACGTCACGCCCGAGCAGCCCCGCTGCTGCCAAGCCCACATCAAAATTCGCGGCCTTGAGCAGGTCCGTCGCCTGCTCGTAGGTTCGCTCGATATTTCCGGCATCGACGTAGTTGCGCAGGACGAACAGCAGGTCGGCGGAGTCCGTATTTTTCGTCAGTCGCCTGTCCTTCCACGCGATGAGCTTGAGCAGGACGAACGCCGGCAGCGTTACGACGGGCACGACAAGACCTTCACCGATGCTCACCGGCTGCGCGGTATCGACCGCCTCTTGGAACCCAAGAACCGTCATCACGATGTCACCATCTGGGGGCCAGTGGATCTCGCCCGGCGGGCTCTCGATCTGACCGAAGGGCACAATATCAAGCTCACCTTCGTAGTCTTCCGCGCTGCGCTTGAACAGCAGCTTCTGCTGCTGCTTGGAATGACGCCTGAAGCGCTGCGTTTGCACCAACAGTTCGATTAGCGCGTCGTGGGACTCCCAACTAACGGCGCACACAGCGACGTCCACGTCGCGCGTGGCGACGGGGGCTCTGATATCGTGCAGATGCCACATGAGGATGTCACGCGCGGTCGCCCCCGCGAGCACGAATTTCGCACCAAGTCGTGCACACGCGTCTTTCACGTCGCGCAGCAACGCGATTGTGGGCGCCTCGACAGGCCGTTCGACAGGAACTTCAAGCGCGTTCTTTTGCAAGGTATCGATCATAAATAGTCTGGGCAACGGCACGATTCCGGTCGTCGCCAGAAGTGATTAGGTCGCTATAGACAAGGAGTGGATGGACCACTTCCCGGTGAGGCAGATTCCAACCTTCTTCCGCCTTGAGCGGCCAGAACGTATCGAGCACTTCAACGTTACCGCGCTCATCAGGCCGAAGCATCCCATTCATCATCAAGCGCGGCGTTACCCCCCCGTGAGAGTAGATCGTCAACGACGCGGGCTTGATCTCGTGGGTCAGGATGTCCGCGCCCGCTTCGCCGCCCAAGCGAGCATCGATGTCGAGAACCCCGGGTCCGCTCCACCAATTACTCTCCTTGGTCCAACTGGTAAAGCGACGTGGGCTGAGCTTCGGACGCAAACGCGTTGGAAATAGACTCACCCACTCCTCGATGAGCCGGCGGCGATCGGCAATGACCCGGCGCGCGCCTTTGTGCACGACTAGTCCTCTGTACATCAAATCGTCCATCGCCACGTTGACTGTGTTCAAGGCAACAGCCGAGCAATCCGCAATCGTGCGATAGGGGGCGTGCACGAGGCCCGGCTGGGTCAGGAGCGCGAAGGTCACGCGCAGTCCCTTGGGCGTCGTCGAGCGCGACGTCGGTTCCTTGAGATTCAGTGCGGGTTTATCACGCCCGACGATCATGATGGTTGCTTCGGGCTCTTGGAGATATGCGTTGCCCGCTGTATCGAGAAACGGGATGCCCTGCGCTATAAGATCATCCGCCATCCTCGACGTTATGTGCTGTGTGACAAGCATCAGCGGGCGCGCATCGTTCGGCGCGCGCCGCGAGAGCATGCGGTTGACGATGATACTTGCGCCTAGCGAACGGGTACCCGCGTTGATAACCACTGGCATGTCGAAGCGCTTCCCCGCAACGGTGAATCGGATCCACGCATCTGCCCCGTAGCTTGCCGAAACCCGAGCATGCGCGAGATCTTTCTTCTCGTTTGCAGTCATGGGCGCAGCGCGATAGTGGTGCGTCGCGTCAGAAAATGCTTCGCAAGCTAGCGTTAGCGCTTGCTGCTGTGTAGCGGTAAGGCGATCAAGGGAAGCCATCGAAGAATTTCCTTGTACGATAATTTTCAGTGTACGCCAAAAACGTACAAATTCAAAATAACGTACAGACAGACCGAAATCCCTCTTGCGATTGTGGCCCGCGATGCGTGAGGTGTTGCTGTATGTTTTTACGTTGCGTCCCCCGAAAACGTACAAGAAAGAATTAACGAACACCATGGAACGCTGGATGGGGTCGGATCGTTACGTTGAGACAGACAGTGACTGCACACCGGCGCGTCCCGTGCCGGACGCTGTTTCAGCCGCCCTGTCCGCAACATCGCTTCCGCGCTCTACCGCACGCGCAGCGCCATTCGAACTCTGGAACACATCCGTTGCTCAATAGCGTTACTGCATCGGGAAACTGGGCCGTCGACGCCAGTTCCAGTCGACCCTTCGCAAAAATGGGCATTACCCGTGGGCCCGCGCAAAGCTACTTGCAGCCCTAATTAAACGAAGCGCCGCTCACCAACTTCAGAATCTCCGCAATCCAAATCGGTTGCTCAGGATTCACAGTGTCCGAAACCGTTCCCTTTTGGACATTGGTGCGAAGCCATGTACGAAAGCAAGGCCTTACTATTTTTGGACATGGTGTGCGATTCGTACATCCATTTCGAACACATTGAGAGCCCAGCATGTCCCGGACCTTCGCATACGCCCGCGTAAGCACGACTGACCAGACGACAGCCAACCAACTCCGCGAGATCGAGGCGGCCGGATTTTCTGTCGACAAGCGCAGGGTTGTTACGGAGAGCATTTCCGGCAGCATCAGCGCGAATCAGCGGCCGGGGTTTGCGGAGTTGCTTCTCAAGATGGAAGAAGGCGACGTGTTGATCGTGACAAAGCTCGATCGACTGGGCCGGAACGCGATGGACGTGCGCGCGACCGTCGAAGCGTTGGCGGATCGCGGCATCCGGATTCATTGCCTCGCGCTCGGCGGTGTCGACCTAACCAGCGCGGCCGGCCGGATGACGATGCAGGTATTGAATGCCGTCGCTGAATTTGAACGCGACTTGCTGATTGAGCGGACGCGCGCAGGCATTACCCGCGCAAAAGCGGAAGGGAAAGCAATGGGTCGACCGTCCACCCTAATCAAACAACAACAAGCGGAGGTGTTACAGAAACTTGGTGAAGGTTTACCTATAGCCAGACTGGCGAGGGAATACGGCACAAGCCGCCAAACGATAATGCGGATACGCACTACCGGATAAGCCTTGTCCAGCAGCCATCAAGATCGTATCGCTGACGACTGCCGGCAGGCGAGCGCACCAAACCACAATTGACGTGCTGGCGGACACCATCAAAGTTTCATTAATCGCCACCTTGCCCTTCGTCCCGACCTTTTTCCGCCACCAGCTTCGCATAGTTGATATGCCCCAGTACCTTCGACATCGTTTCCGGAGACACTGAGCCCTTCTCAAGCAAATGCGTCAGTGCTCGAATGCGATGCCGATATCCCTTTGTGAGTCGAGGGCTATCGCCGTCCACCAACAATCCATGCACCTTGAGGCGATGCGGCTTCACGGAGAGTTTCTCTTTCCTTTCGGAGAGCACCCATCCACCAGCTTCGATCGTTTGATGAATAAACGCCTTCAGATCCTCAGGCGGTTGGCCTCGACCAGAAAGCACAACGTCATCGGCATAACGTGTGTACGTAATATCGCACTGAACAGCGTACTCTAGCAGTTGACGATCGTACGGGAGAAACACCAGATTGGATAGCACTGGGCTTGACGGAGCGCCCTGAGCAAGAAAGCCCTTGAAACAACTATAGGTCGCGACGAGTTGCGCAGCTTTCGGCTGGTAACCCACTTCCGTCAATGCTCGCTGTACGGCATCGAAGCTAGTGCTCTGGAAGAAATCCTTCACGTCAGCGGAGTACACCCAATCCGCACCGCAGTGTTTCGCTGCTGCCTCGATGTGCGAGCGGCCTGGTACGAATCCGTAGACACAGTCCGGATACGTCAACGATGTCGCTAAATTTCCACCTATCCATCGCTGAATAAGCTTCAAAGCAACTTTTGGAGACTGGATTTGCCGCAGCTTTGCACCAGAGCGGATTTCAAATTGCCGATAGTAGCGGTCTGGTCGCCGGGCGATAGCGCTCAAAAAAAGCGGACTGAACCCGAATAGTGTGGCGATAACGCGAGTCGAAACGGCCGGGGGAAGTTGCCGCTCAATGAGGAAACGAATCTCGTCAGCATGGATCTCTCGCGTCTCCTCCGCAAGAGCCTTGAGGAGGAAGTCCAAAGACGGGAAATTTACAAGAAGTGGTGGCGTGTTCACGGGAA
Proteins encoded in this region:
- a CDS encoding DUF4399 domain-containing protein, whose amino-acid sequence is MLNNKWLAGAITAAALFASASAHAEARVYFVEPTDGASVTNPVHVKFGLEGDIVLRPAGDMTPHTGHHHLLIDGKPVPKGEVIPVSDHSLHFGKPQTETDVRLPPGRHTLTLQFGDGAHRSYGPELSHTISVDVK
- a CDS encoding rubredoxin — encoded protein: MSEVVEYKSWVCLICGWIYNEEEGLPDEGIAAGTRFADIPNSWRCPLCDVGKEDFVVVEF
- a CDS encoding nucleotidyl transferase AbiEii/AbiGii toxin family protein; translated protein: MIDTLQKNALEVPVERPVEAPTIALLRDVKDACARLGAKFVLAGATARDILMWHLHDIRAPVATRDVDVAVCAVSWESHDALIELLVQTQRFRRHSKQQQKLLFKRSAEDYEGELDIVPFGQIESPPGEIHWPPDGDIVMTVLGFQEAVDTAQPVSIGEGLVVPVVTLPAFVLLKLIAWKDRRLTKNTDSADLLFVLRNYVDAGNIERTYEQATDLLKAANFDVGLAAAGLLGRDVRGLAYPDTRAELRALLRPADAYEALRLDLQARAATQLGGFVDDSDALLAAFARELLTEDDGSQNGTGPQVGSTGAGV
- a CDS encoding type IV toxin-antitoxin system AbiEi family antitoxin, translating into MASLDRLTATQQQALTLACEAFSDATHHYRAAPMTANEKKDLAHARVSASYGADAWIRFTVAGKRFDMPVVINAGTRSLGASIIVNRMLSRRAPNDARPLMLVTQHITSRMADDLIAQGIPFLDTAGNAYLQEPEATIMIVGRDKPALNLKEPTSRSTTPKGLRVTFALLTQPGLVHAPYRTIADCSAVALNTVNVAMDDLMYRGLVVHKGARRVIADRRRLIEEWVSLFPTRLRPKLSPRRFTSWTKESNWWSGPGVLDIDARLGGEAGADILTHEIKPASLTIYSHGGVTPRLMMNGMLRPDERGNVEVLDTFWPLKAEEGWNLPHREVVHPLLVYSDLITSGDDRNRAVAQTIYDRYLAKERA
- a CDS encoding recombinase family protein translates to MSRTFAYARVSTTDQTTANQLREIEAAGFSVDKRRVVTESISGSISANQRPGFAELLLKMEEGDVLIVTKLDRLGRNAMDVRATVEALADRGIRIHCLALGGVDLTSAAGRMTMQVLNAVAEFERDLLIERTRAGITRAKAEGKAMGRPSTLIKQQQAEVLQKLGEGLPIARLAREYGTSRQTIMRIRTTG
- a CDS encoding reverse transcriptase family protein, whose product is MRIALICEDHGQKGACRTAAAPSDRPPFGRRLNESNLSFALPVNTPPLLVNFPSLDFLLKALAEETREIHADEIRFLIERQLPPAVSTRVIATLFGFSPLFLSAIARRPDRYYRQFEIRSGAKLRQIQSPKVALKLIQRWIGGNLATSLTYPDCVYGFVPGRSHIEAAAKHCGADWVYSADVKDFFQSTSFDAVQRALTEVGYQPKAAQLVATYSCFKGFLAQGAPSSPVLSNLVFLPYDRQLLEYAVQCDITYTRYADDVVLSGRGQPPEDLKAFIHQTIEAGGWVLSERKEKLSVKPHRLKVHGLLVDGDSPRLTKGYRHRIRALTHLLEKGSVSPETMSKVLGHINYAKLVAEKGRDEGQGGD